The following coding sequences are from one Formosa haliotis window:
- a CDS encoding Fic family protein — protein sequence MSEITINPLPPKIDCESIAILKVLTKASRALGELKGEVKKIPNSQILIDTLSLQEAKDSNEVENIVTTDDELYQAAVDEKVTSIAAKEAKNYADALKLGYNIINEKGILTTNDIIKIQKKIAPNHPLRKVPGTVLKNPRTDEVIFTPPQNYNEIKSLLENLEIYINSPEFHDIDGLIKMPIIHYQFESIHPFYDGNGRTGRIINMLYLVQQKLLDIPVLYLSSYIIRNKNDYYRLLQEVRTKNSWEEWIIWMLKGIEITALETIKVVNKIKILMDDYKKEIRSEFSFYSHDLINILFKHPYTKIDFLQRELGVHRNTASSYLNALTNHGLLTKVKIGKSNYYINQKLFNTLTKRNYSFNTSI from the coding sequence ATGTCAGAGATAACTATAAACCCCTTGCCTCCTAAGATAGATTGTGAATCTATAGCTATTTTAAAAGTCTTAACTAAAGCTAGTAGAGCTCTAGGAGAACTTAAAGGCGAAGTCAAGAAAATTCCAAATTCTCAAATATTGATAGATACACTTTCTCTTCAAGAAGCTAAAGACAGTAATGAAGTAGAAAATATAGTAACTACAGATGATGAACTGTATCAAGCTGCTGTTGATGAAAAAGTCACTTCTATAGCCGCTAAAGAGGCTAAAAATTATGCGGATGCTCTCAAACTAGGTTATAATATAATTAATGAAAAAGGAATTCTAACTACCAATGATATTATTAAAATTCAAAAAAAAATAGCTCCTAATCACCCACTAAGAAAAGTTCCTGGCACTGTTTTGAAAAACCCAAGAACTGATGAAGTAATATTTACTCCACCTCAAAATTATAACGAAATAAAATCCTTATTAGAGAATTTAGAAATTTATATAAATAGCCCAGAATTTCATGATATAGATGGCTTAATAAAGATGCCCATTATACATTACCAGTTTGAAAGCATTCACCCTTTTTATGATGGTAATGGGAGAACAGGAAGGATTATAAATATGTTGTATTTGGTACAACAAAAATTATTAGATATTCCTGTTTTATACTTAAGTAGTTATATCATTAGAAATAAGAATGATTATTATAGGTTATTACAGGAAGTAAGAACTAAAAACTCTTGGGAGGAATGGATTATATGGATGTTAAAAGGCATTGAAATAACAGCACTTGAAACCATTAAAGTGGTAAATAAAATAAAAATTCTAATGGATGACTATAAAAAGGAAATTCGGTCTGAATTTAGTTTTTATAGTCATGATCTAATAAACATCTTATTCAAGCATCCCTACACAAAAATAGATTTTCTTCAAAGGGAGTTAGGCGTTCATAGAAATACTGCTAGTAGCTATTTGAATGCACTTACAAACCATGGTTTATTAACCAAAGTTAAAATAGGAAAAAGCAACTACTATATTAACCAAAAATTATTTAACACATTAACTAAAAGAAATTACTCATTTAACACAAGCATTTAG
- a CDS encoding AraC family transcriptional regulator, whose translation MKSDRIHIKNKIGEVSTLKIEPFDTTKRYSKPHKHNKYIEIVYLSEGSGTHTIDSKVYTIQPPVFYFVKRGEVHHWAIDSMPKGFVIIFKDAFIEETSDKQINNLLIQITKLNHLKVDEPFVIEQLFELLCLEQKTTKNKDVTEGLLKALFTKIVVGCKLFKSELPKNKVDELVLLLNNKPQNSVSFYAEQLHISPQHLNSLCQSQLQKSASEVIAIYVNKEAKRLLLYTNLNITEIAHQLQFNDVSHFVKYFKKSNQITPLNYRKIGLQ comes from the coding sequence ATGAAATCAGATCGAATTCATATTAAAAATAAAATTGGCGAGGTTTCTACTTTAAAAATAGAACCTTTCGATACGACGAAGCGCTATTCTAAACCGCATAAGCACAATAAATATATTGAGATAGTGTATTTGTCTGAAGGTTCTGGAACGCATACTATAGACTCTAAAGTATATACCATTCAGCCCCCAGTATTTTATTTTGTAAAAAGAGGAGAAGTGCACCATTGGGCAATAGACAGTATGCCTAAAGGATTTGTAATTATTTTTAAAGATGCCTTTATCGAGGAAACTTCAGACAAGCAAATCAATAATTTACTAATTCAGATAACAAAGTTAAATCATTTAAAAGTCGATGAGCCATTTGTTATAGAGCAACTTTTTGAATTATTATGTTTAGAGCAAAAAACGACAAAAAATAAAGATGTCACAGAGGGTTTACTAAAGGCTTTGTTTACTAAAATTGTAGTGGGGTGCAAACTATTTAAATCTGAACTTCCGAAAAACAAGGTCGATGAATTAGTGCTACTTTTAAACAACAAACCACAGAACAGCGTATCGTTTTACGCCGAGCAATTACACATTTCTCCCCAACATTTAAACAGCCTGTGTCAATCGCAATTACAAAAATCAGCTTCAGAGGTCATAGCCATTTATGTAAATAAGGAGGCTAAACGTTTATTGTTATACACTAATTTAAACATCACCGAAATAGCACATCAACTTCAATTTAACGATGTGTCTCACTTTGTAAAATACTTCAAAAAAAGTAATCAAATTACACCGTTAAACTATAGAAAAATAGGCTTGCAGTAA
- a CDS encoding outer membrane beta-barrel family protein has product MKLKCFELLCFAVFFTPALSAQIIGNVVDSKDKVGIDFATVALYQLPDSTLVSGTVSSELGKFSLKNIKRGTYYLEASFVGYQHTKTESFVISKSGELKNLGQVLIDPSAEMLNEVVVAGTTNAVMNKADRQVFAAKNFQNAIGGTGVDVLSNVPSIVVNGEGEIALRGSVNFVLLLNGKPIQSNATQILMNLPANAIERVEVITAPSAKYDPEGKAGIINVVTKKGALNGAFTQVNVKLGAPSIEHYNNDEYAQRYGADVTYNLRQDKWNFSLGGSYQRNDIAGRREGDVYTIINDTLTRFPSDGERSFDEINYSGRFTVDFFPDEQNNYSLGVYAGKQSKDRRATILYYDNHAITPADGDDITDRIYTFQYLNDNLRIRRSDFFVASFDYDHTFKNKSNLSTSILYEYTMLGGPTTNENLSWPDTSEILQEEYNTNDNPLNGIRAQVDYEMKPLDFGTLAMGYQFRNLDHKGDFVYERKNLDTGEFELVPEFSSTVDLKRQINSGYVQLDHTSDKLDYSVGVRLESMDRELYLQDKVGVVDTTYYYDYIKLFPSASVQYKLNENLKLKAAYSKRVERTTSFKMNPFPEREHSETLEQGDPTLKPEFIDLVEVGIVKDFEQGNSIYATGYYRYVKNLVNRVNTVYNDTILNRIYSNVGTGTSFGIELGSEVKFSKKWRNVLGANLYGYTIDGEYDGNTIDTSSFVYALNANSTYTFNPTTSLQFTFNYLSKRVTAQGEDSAFYSPNLAFKKTFLDNKLVATLQWQNIDLGLLYTNEQRITTEVPGSFYTTTNYVYEVDMVFLNLTYSFNNRKNESKFIESEFGKREF; this is encoded by the coding sequence ATGAAATTGAAATGTTTTGAACTCTTGTGCTTTGCTGTATTTTTTACACCAGCTCTTTCGGCTCAAATAATTGGAAATGTAGTCGATTCTAAAGATAAAGTTGGTATCGACTTTGCAACTGTAGCCTTGTATCAATTGCCAGATAGTACTTTGGTGTCTGGAACTGTAAGTAGTGAATTGGGTAAGTTTTCCTTAAAAAATATAAAACGTGGTACCTATTATTTAGAAGCGTCATTTGTCGGTTATCAGCATACTAAAACCGAATCTTTCGTAATCTCTAAGTCTGGCGAATTAAAAAATTTAGGGCAGGTATTAATCGATCCAAGTGCAGAAATGCTTAACGAAGTGGTTGTAGCAGGAACTACAAATGCTGTCATGAATAAAGCCGATAGACAGGTGTTTGCAGCTAAGAATTTTCAAAATGCCATTGGCGGAACAGGAGTAGATGTTTTAAGTAATGTCCCATCTATAGTCGTAAATGGAGAAGGCGAAATTGCCTTAAGAGGAAGTGTAAACTTTGTGTTGCTTTTAAACGGAAAGCCTATCCAGAGCAATGCTACTCAAATTTTAATGAATCTGCCAGCCAATGCAATAGAGCGGGTAGAGGTCATTACAGCACCTTCGGCTAAATACGACCCAGAGGGTAAAGCCGGAATTATTAACGTGGTTACCAAAAAAGGAGCTTTAAACGGAGCCTTTACACAAGTTAATGTCAAGTTAGGCGCACCAAGTATAGAGCACTACAATAACGACGAATACGCACAGCGCTATGGGGCCGATGTAACTTATAATTTAAGACAAGATAAGTGGAATTTTTCTTTGGGAGGAAGTTATCAGCGTAACGATATCGCTGGAAGGCGAGAAGGCGATGTGTATACCATTATAAACGATACCTTAACACGATTCCCCTCAGATGGAGAACGTAGTTTCGATGAAATTAATTATTCAGGTCGATTTACTGTCGATTTTTTTCCAGATGAACAGAACAACTACTCCTTGGGAGTGTATGCGGGTAAACAATCTAAAGATAGACGTGCCACCATTTTGTATTACGATAATCACGCCATCACACCTGCCGATGGCGACGATATAACAGACCGCATCTATACGTTTCAGTATTTAAACGATAATTTACGAATACGAAGAAGTGATTTTTTTGTTGCAAGTTTCGATTACGATCATACTTTTAAAAATAAATCAAATCTATCTACTTCTATTTTATATGAATATACTATGTTGGGCGGACCAACAACGAACGAAAATTTGAGTTGGCCAGATACTTCCGAAATTCTTCAAGAAGAGTATAATACAAACGACAATCCGTTAAATGGAATTCGAGCACAAGTCGATTACGAAATGAAACCTTTAGATTTCGGAACGCTGGCTATGGGGTATCAATTTCGGAACTTAGATCATAAAGGTGATTTTGTTTACGAACGAAAAAATTTAGATACCGGCGAATTTGAATTGGTGCCAGAATTTTCGAGCACAGTAGATTTAAAACGACAAATAAATTCGGGATATGTGCAACTGGATCATACCTCAGATAAATTAGACTATAGTGTTGGTGTGCGTTTAGAAAGTATGGATCGGGAATTGTATTTACAAGATAAAGTTGGCGTTGTAGACACCACATACTATTACGATTATATCAAATTATTTCCGTCGGCTTCTGTGCAATATAAATTAAATGAGAATTTAAAACTGAAAGCGGCCTATAGCAAGCGTGTAGAGCGTACAACATCGTTTAAGATGAACCCATTTCCAGAACGTGAACATTCTGAAACCTTAGAGCAAGGCGATCCAACGTTAAAACCAGAATTTATAGATTTGGTTGAGGTTGGAATAGTAAAGGATTTTGAACAAGGAAATTCTATATATGCAACGGGGTATTATCGTTATGTAAAGAATTTGGTAAACCGCGTAAATACTGTGTATAACGATACTATTTTAAACCGAATTTATTCGAATGTGGGTACAGGAACCTCCTTTGGAATAGAATTAGGATCTGAAGTAAAATTCTCTAAAAAGTGGCGAAATGTGTTAGGTGCAAATTTATATGGATATACTATTGATGGGGAGTACGACGGTAATACAATTGATACGAGTAGTTTTGTATACGCTTTAAATGCAAACTCAACCTATACATTTAATCCTACAACATCTTTGCAATTTACGTTTAATTATTTATCGAAACGCGTTACAGCTCAAGGTGAAGATTCTGCCTTTTACTCTCCTAATTTAGCCTTTAAAAAAACGTTTTTAGATAATAAATTAGTGGCTACTTTGCAATGGCAAAATATAGATTTAGGTTTGTTGTATACCAACGAACAGCGCATAACTACCGAAGTTCCCGGGTCGTTTTATACCACCACTAATTATGTTTATGAGGTAGATATGGTATTTTTAAATCTTACCTATTCTTTTAACAACAGGAAAAACGAATCAAAATTCATAGAAAGTGAATTTGGAAAACGTGAATTTTAA
- a CDS encoding TolC family protein, with amino-acid sequence MVVITAMVCYSCAPTKDVREANTTVPEAFKTQTTDTINTAQLQWKEFFSDPYLQTLIDSALVNNQELNIILQQVDMSQNEIKARKGEYLPFVSMYGGAEVEKVGEYTRNGAVEHNLDIKDGKEFPEPLPNFGVGLSATWELDIWKKLRNSKKAAVFEYLSSVEGKHFMVTHLVSEIADAYYELVALDNQMEIIDQNLDIQQQALKMVRLQKQAARVTELAVRRFEAEMLKNQSHKFEVQQQIVETENEINFLIGSKPKHIARDSEHFIEKEIDTIYTGIPSQLLQNRPDIRQAEYELAAAKLDVKVARANFYPSIGIHAGVGLEAFDLKYLFTTPESLLYGLVGDAIGPLINKNAIKAEYYNATDKQLQAVFEYEKTILSAYIEVANELSNIDNLKSSYNLKQDQVNKLTESIDISMRLFQSARAEYIEVLLTQREALDSRIELVETKKEQMLARINMYQALGGGWN; translated from the coding sequence ATGGTCGTAATTACGGCCATGGTATGCTATTCTTGTGCACCAACAAAAGATGTAAGAGAAGCAAATACCACCGTTCCAGAGGCTTTTAAAACACAAACTACCGATACTATAAACACGGCGCAGTTACAGTGGAAAGAATTTTTCTCGGACCCTTACTTGCAAACCTTAATTGATTCGGCTTTGGTTAATAATCAAGAGCTGAATATTATTTTGCAACAAGTAGACATGTCTCAAAACGAGATAAAAGCCAGAAAGGGAGAATATTTACCTTTTGTTAGTATGTATGGTGGTGCAGAAGTTGAAAAAGTTGGAGAGTACACTAGAAATGGTGCTGTAGAACACAACTTAGATATAAAAGACGGCAAAGAATTTCCTGAACCTTTACCAAATTTTGGGGTAGGACTTTCGGCCACTTGGGAACTCGATATTTGGAAAAAATTACGAAACTCTAAAAAAGCTGCTGTTTTTGAGTATTTATCGAGTGTTGAAGGGAAGCATTTTATGGTGACTCATTTGGTTTCGGAAATTGCTGATGCCTATTACGAATTAGTTGCTTTAGACAATCAGATGGAAATTATCGATCAGAATTTAGACATTCAGCAGCAAGCTCTTAAAATGGTTAGATTACAAAAGCAAGCAGCACGAGTTACCGAATTAGCCGTTCGAAGATTTGAAGCCGAAATGCTAAAAAACCAGAGTCATAAATTCGAGGTGCAGCAACAAATTGTAGAAACCGAAAATGAAATCAATTTCTTAATTGGTTCTAAACCAAAACATATTGCCAGAGATTCTGAGCATTTCATTGAAAAAGAAATCGATACTATTTACACCGGAATTCCATCGCAATTACTTCAAAATCGTCCAGACATTCGTCAGGCCGAATACGAATTAGCAGCCGCAAAATTAGATGTAAAAGTAGCTCGTGCTAACTTTTATCCATCTATTGGTATTCATGCTGGAGTTGGTTTAGAAGCATTCGACTTAAAATATCTATTTACCACGCCAGAATCCCTTTTATACGGATTGGTTGGAGATGCTATTGGACCTTTAATTAATAAAAATGCCATTAAAGCGGAATATTACAACGCAACCGACAAACAGTTGCAAGCCGTGTTCGAGTATGAAAAAACAATTTTAAGCGCCTATATTGAAGTAGCCAACGAACTGTCTAATATCGATAATTTAAAATCGAGTTACAATTTAAAACAAGATCAAGTAAATAAACTTACCGAGTCTATAGATATTTCTATGCGTCTCTTTCAATCGGCTAGAGCAGAATATATTGAAGTTTTGCTTACACAACGTGAAGCTTTAGATTCTAGAATTGAATTGGTAGAAACTAAAAAAGAGCAAATGTTAGCTAGAATAAATATGTATCAAGCGCTTGGAGGCGGTTGGAATTAG
- a CDS encoding efflux RND transporter permease subunit, with protein MFSKFIKRPVLAIVISVIIVFTGMLAIKQLPISQFPQIAPTTVNVFIAYPGASADVLVNSTLIPIETAINGVQGMRYIASDATSAGEGTLRVIFEPGTDPNQAVVMVKTRVDQVMPLLPELVQREGVVITPVQPSMLMYVNLFGDQKKNDEKFLYNYAYTKIIPEIQRINGIASAQILGSRKYAMRVWLKPDRMRAYNISAEEILEAMDEQSIIARPGRLGQSSGKTAQSLEYVLTYQNRYNEPEQYKDIILKSTSEGESIHLKDVADVELGSEFFDIYSNLDGKPSASIVLKQTLGSNGSDVIDAVKEKLKELKEELPPGIHYKISYDVSNFLDASIEQVLHTLRDAFILVAIVVFLFLGDWRSTLIPIIAVPVSLVGTFFVMQIFGLSINMITLFALVLAIGIVVDNAIVVVEAVHVKMEEEHLSPYKASHAVLGEIGGAIIAITLVMVSVFIPISFMTGPVGVFYRQFSITMAGAIVISAIVALTLTPVLCAMMLKNNHGKARKKSFIDKFIDWFNRGFEKLTGKYVSVLNVIVNRRVITFGILIAFCVGIFITNKTLPAGFIPNEDQGMIYAIIQTPPGATLERTNEVARKLQKICEETEGVESVSSLAGYEIMTEGRGSNAGTCLINLKSWGEREHSVHEIMEELEEETKDLGAVIEYFEPPAVPGFGSSGGFSLRLLDKTNSTDYQGFEKINNEFMENLSKRKELSGLFTFFSANYPQYEIKINNKIAMQKGVSIGKAMENLNILIGSTYEQGFIRFGRFFKVYTQAAPEYRALPTDLDKLYVKNEEGEMVPYSAFMSLEKHLGPNEITRYNLYNSAAIKGLPAPGYTTGDAIQAIKEVAEVSLPRGYDIAWEGLSYDEANRGSESILIFAVVLIFVYFVLAAQYESFLLPFAVILSLPVGVFGSFALLKLMGLSNDVYAQIGVIMLVGLLGKNAVLIVEFAVQKRNQGASILEAAIEGSKARFRPILMTSFAFIAGLIPLVIANGAGAIGNKTIGGSALGGMLIGTIFGVLVIPGLYYIFGNMADGRSLIKDEHFEPISEELMRTSESENRTEAKLQKITKLLKKLTKKNEDEQDS; from the coding sequence ATGTTTAGTAAATTTATAAAAAGACCGGTATTGGCCATAGTCATATCGGTAATAATCGTATTTACGGGTATGCTTGCCATTAAGCAATTACCCATTTCACAATTCCCGCAAATTGCACCAACAACGGTTAACGTATTTATCGCGTATCCAGGAGCAAGTGCAGATGTATTAGTGAACTCGACCCTTATTCCTATAGAAACCGCCATTAACGGGGTGCAAGGAATGCGCTATATTGCTTCTGATGCCACTAGTGCTGGAGAAGGAACGCTTCGTGTAATTTTTGAACCTGGAACCGACCCCAATCAGGCGGTTGTTATGGTAAAAACCAGAGTCGATCAAGTAATGCCTTTACTCCCAGAATTGGTACAACGTGAAGGTGTTGTTATTACACCCGTTCAGCCTAGTATGCTTATGTATGTAAACTTATTTGGCGACCAAAAGAAGAACGACGAAAAGTTTTTATACAACTATGCGTATACCAAAATTATTCCCGAAATACAACGTATTAACGGTATTGCAAGTGCTCAAATTTTAGGTAGTAGAAAGTATGCTATGCGTGTGTGGTTAAAACCAGACCGTATGCGAGCTTATAATATTTCTGCCGAAGAAATTTTAGAAGCTATGGACGAGCAAAGTATTATTGCTAGGCCAGGACGTTTGGGGCAAAGCTCCGGAAAAACAGCACAATCTTTAGAATATGTGTTAACCTACCAAAACAGGTATAACGAACCCGAGCAATACAAAGATATTATCTTAAAATCGACTAGCGAAGGTGAGTCTATACATTTAAAAGATGTCGCCGATGTTGAGCTTGGAAGTGAGTTTTTTGATATCTATTCTAATTTAGATGGAAAACCTTCTGCTTCTATCGTATTAAAACAAACACTTGGTAGTAATGGTAGTGATGTGATTGATGCCGTTAAAGAAAAATTAAAAGAACTAAAAGAAGAACTCCCTCCTGGAATTCATTATAAAATTAGTTACGATGTTTCAAACTTCCTAGACGCTTCTATAGAACAAGTATTACACACACTGCGCGATGCCTTTATCTTAGTGGCCATAGTAGTATTCCTGTTTTTAGGCGATTGGCGCTCTACCTTAATTCCAATTATTGCCGTGCCGGTGTCTTTGGTTGGAACCTTTTTTGTGATGCAAATTTTCGGATTATCCATCAATATGATTACGCTATTTGCCTTGGTTTTAGCCATAGGTATTGTGGTTGATAATGCCATTGTCGTCGTTGAAGCTGTGCATGTTAAAATGGAAGAAGAACATCTCTCTCCTTACAAAGCATCGCATGCTGTTTTAGGCGAAATTGGTGGTGCCATTATCGCAATTACATTGGTTATGGTATCTGTATTTATTCCTATTTCGTTTATGACCGGACCTGTGGGAGTTTTCTACCGACAATTCTCTATTACCATGGCTGGTGCCATAGTAATTTCGGCCATAGTTGCACTTACTTTAACACCTGTGCTTTGTGCCATGATGTTAAAAAACAACCATGGTAAAGCACGAAAAAAATCATTTATAGACAAATTTATCGATTGGTTTAACAGAGGATTTGAAAAGCTTACAGGTAAATATGTTAGTGTATTAAATGTAATTGTAAACCGTAGAGTGATCACTTTTGGTATATTAATCGCCTTCTGTGTAGGTATATTTATAACCAATAAAACACTACCAGCAGGATTTATTCCGAATGAAGACCAAGGTATGATTTACGCTATCATACAAACCCCTCCAGGAGCTACACTAGAGCGCACCAATGAAGTGGCTAGAAAACTTCAAAAAATTTGCGAAGAAACAGAAGGCGTAGAATCTGTATCCTCTTTAGCTGGTTACGAAATCATGACCGAAGGGCGTGGGTCTAATGCAGGAACCTGTTTAATCAACCTTAAATCTTGGGGCGAGCGTGAACATTCTGTGCATGAAATCATGGAAGAGTTAGAAGAAGAAACCAAAGATTTAGGAGCTGTAATTGAATATTTTGAACCACCTGCAGTACCTGGTTTTGGATCTTCTGGAGGATTTTCTTTACGTCTATTAGACAAAACAAATTCAACCGATTATCAAGGTTTCGAGAAAATCAATAACGAATTTATGGAGAACCTATCCAAACGTAAAGAACTCTCTGGTTTATTTACTTTTTTCTCTGCCAACTATCCGCAGTACGAAATAAAAATAAATAATAAGATTGCCATGCAAAAAGGTGTTAGCATTGGTAAGGCTATGGAAAACCTAAACATTTTAATAGGTAGTACCTACGAACAAGGGTTTATTAGATTTGGTCGTTTCTTTAAGGTCTACACACAAGCGGCACCAGAATATAGAGCGCTTCCTACAGATTTAGACAAACTTTACGTTAAAAATGAAGAAGGCGAAATGGTACCCTATTCTGCATTTATGTCTTTAGAAAAACATTTAGGTCCTAACGAAATTACACGATATAACTTATACAACTCGGCAGCTATTAAAGGGCTTCCTGCCCCTGGTTATACTACTGGTGATGCTATACAAGCCATAAAAGAAGTAGCCGAGGTATCCTTACCAAGAGGCTACGATATTGCATGGGAAGGTTTGTCTTACGACGAAGCCAATCGCGGAAGCGAATCTATATTAATCTTTGCAGTGGTATTAATCTTTGTGTATTTCGTTTTAGCTGCCCAATACGAAAGTTTCTTATTGCCTTTTGCGGTAATACTTTCGCTTCCTGTTGGGGTATTCGGCTCGTTTGCCCTATTAAAACTCATGGGATTATCTAACGATGTTTACGCTCAAATTGGAGTTATCATGCTGGTGGGACTACTCGGTAAAAATGCCGTTTTAATTGTAGAGTTTGCGGTGCAGAAACGCAATCAGGGCGCAAGTATTTTAGAAGCAGCTATTGAAGGTTCTAAGGCCCGTTTCAGACCAATTTTAATGACCTCTTTTGCATTTATTGCTGGATTAATTCCTTTAGTTATCGCCAATGGTGCCGGTGCTATTGGAAATAAAACTATTGGTGGTTCGGCACTTGGAGGCATGTTAATAGGAACCATTTTTGGAGTTTTAGTTATCCCAGGACTCTATTACATTTTTGGTAACATGGCCGATGGTAGAAGTTTAATTAAAGACGAACATTTTGAACCGATTTCTGAAGAGCTTATGCGTACCTCTGAAAGTGAAAATAGAACCGAAGCTAAACTTCAGAAAATAACAAAACTTCTAAAAAAATTAACCAAAAAAAATGAAGATGAACAAGATAGTTAG
- a CDS encoding efflux RND transporter periplasmic adaptor subunit yields the protein MRNFPLIACICVLLCYATSCDAKKEKKHEDTKYLVTNPIKKDTSITKDYVAQIHSIRHIELRALERGYLQKIFVDEGQHVKKGQKMFQIMPNIYKADLQKAAAESKVAEIELENTQLLADGDVVSANELAMAKANYDKAKAEVALAQTHLGFTDIRAPFDGIMDHLHAREGSLLDEGELLTTLSDNSKMWVYFNVPESEYLDYIISNNKDQKQDVGLLMANNKRFNQNGVVETIQGEFDNETGNIAFRATFPNPDGILRHGETGSILMEVPFQGAIIIPQKATFEILDKKYVFVVDKDNVVSQREITVGAELPHLFVVEKGLSENDKILLEGIRMVKDKEKIHCKYLEPNQVLAHLDLYAE from the coding sequence ATGAGGAATTTCCCCTTGATAGCCTGCATATGTGTATTGCTGTGCTACGCAACCAGCTGTGATGCTAAAAAAGAAAAGAAACACGAAGACACTAAATACCTAGTTACTAACCCTATAAAAAAAGACACATCGATTACAAAAGATTATGTTGCCCAAATTCACTCGATTCGACATATCGAATTAAGAGCTTTAGAACGCGGTTATTTGCAAAAAATATTTGTTGATGAAGGACAACATGTAAAGAAGGGACAAAAAATGTTCCAAATCATGCCTAATATTTACAAGGCAGATTTACAAAAAGCGGCTGCAGAATCTAAGGTTGCAGAAATTGAGCTTGAAAACACCCAATTATTAGCAGATGGCGATGTTGTTTCTGCTAACGAACTCGCCATGGCAAAGGCCAATTACGACAAGGCAAAAGCTGAGGTTGCCTTGGCCCAAACGCATTTAGGTTTTACAGATATAAGAGCTCCTTTTGATGGTATTATGGACCATCTGCATGCACGTGAAGGTAGTCTTTTAGACGAAGGAGAACTGCTCACTACCTTATCGGACAATAGTAAAATGTGGGTCTATTTTAATGTGCCAGAATCTGAATATTTAGATTACATTATTAGCAACAACAAAGACCAAAAACAAGACGTGGGACTGTTAATGGCAAATAATAAGCGTTTTAATCAAAATGGTGTTGTTGAAACCATTCAAGGTGAATTCGATAACGAAACAGGAAATATTGCTTTTAGAGCTACATTTCCAAATCCCGATGGTATTTTAAGACATGGTGAAACCGGAAGTATCCTTATGGAAGTACCATTTCAAGGTGCAATTATTATTCCGCAGAAAGCCACCTTCGAGATTTTAGATAAAAAATATGTGTTTGTAGTCGACAAAGACAACGTGGTTAGCCAACGCGAAATTACGGTTGGAGCAGAGCTTCCTCACTTATTTGTTGTAGAAAAAGGACTTTCTGAAAATGATAAAATTTTACTAGAAGGCATCCGTATGGTAAAAGATAAAGAAAAAATACACTGCAAGTATTTAGAACCTAATCAGGTTTTAGCACACTTAGACTTATACGCAGAGTAA